Proteins from a genomic interval of Scomber scombrus chromosome 11, fScoSco1.1, whole genome shotgun sequence:
- the LOC133990249 gene encoding tropomyosin alpha-1 chain-like isoform X1: MEAIKKKMQMLKLDKENAIDRAEQAESDQKAAEDKCKQLEDELLALQKKLKGTEDELDKYSEALKDAQEKLELSEKKATDAEGDVASLNRRIQLVEEELDRAQERLATALQKLEEAEKAADESERGMKVIENRAMKDEEKMEIQEMQLKEAKHIAEEADRKYEEVARKLVILEGELERAEERAEIAEIKCGDLEEELKNVTNNLKSLEAQSDKYSEKEDKYEEEIKVLSDRLKEAETRAEFAERTVAKLEKSIDDLEENLSHAKEENIGMHQVLDQTLQELNSL; the protein is encoded by the exons ATGGAAGCcatcaagaagaagatgcaGATGCTGAAGTTGGATAAGGAGAATGCCATCGACAGGGCAGAACAAGCTGAGTCCGACCAGAAGGCAGCAGAGGATAAGTGCAAGCAG CTTGAGGATGAGCTGCTCGCTCTGCAGAAGAAACTGAAGGGAACAGAAGATGAGCTGGACAAGTACTCAGAGGCCTTGAAGGATGCTCAGGAGAAACTGGAACTGTCGGAGAAGAAGGCCACAGAT GCCGAGGGCGATGTGGCATCCTTGAACCGCAGGATCcagctggtggaggaggagctggaccGCGCTCAGGAGAGACTGGCCACAGCCCTACAGAAGCTGGAGGAGGCTGAGAAGGCTGCAGATGAGAGTGAAAG AGGCATGAAGGTGATTGAGAACAGAGCCATGAAAGACGAAGAGAAGATGGAGATTCAGGAGATGCAGCTCAAAGAGGCCAAGCACATCGCTGAGGAGGCTGACCGCAAATACGAGGAG GTTGCCCGTAAACTGGTCATCCTCGAGGGTGAGctggagagagcagaggagagggcAGAAATTGCTGAAAT CAAGTGTGGTGACCTAGAGGAAGAGCTGAAGAATGTCACCAACAACCTGAAGTCTCTAGAGGCTCAGTCTGATAAG TACTCTGAGAAAGAAGACAAATATGAGGAGGAGATCAAAGTCCTGAGTGACAGACTCAAGGAG GCGGAGACCCGTGCAGAATTTGCAGAAAGGACAGTGGCTAAGCTGGAAAAGTCCATAGATGACTTAGAAG AGAACCTATCGCACGCTAAAGAGGAAAACATAGGAATGCACCAAGTCCTGGACCAAACACTGCAGGAGCTCAACAGCTTGTAA
- the LOC133990249 gene encoding tropomyosin alpha-4 chain-like isoform X2, with the protein MEMVKKKIQALQLQVDEAEDRALAVQRDLDTERELREKAEGDVASLNRRIQLVEEELDRAQERLATALQKLEEAEKAADESERGMKVIENRAMKDEEKMEIQEMQLKEAKHIAEEADRKYEEVARKLVILEGELERAEERAEIAEIKCGDLEEELKNVTNNLKSLEAQSDKYSEKEDKYEEEIKVLSDRLKEAETRAEFAERTVAKLEKSIDDLEENLSHAKEENIGMHQVLDQTLQELNSL; encoded by the exons ATGGAGATGGTCAAGAAGAAAATCCAAGCCCTCCAACTGCAAGTTGATGAGGCAGAAGATCGAGCATTGGCAGTACAAAGGGACTTGGACACTGAACGGGAACTGCGCGAAAAA GCCGAGGGCGATGTGGCATCCTTGAACCGCAGGATCcagctggtggaggaggagctggaccGCGCTCAGGAGAGACTGGCCACAGCCCTACAGAAGCTGGAGGAGGCTGAGAAGGCTGCAGATGAGAGTGAAAG AGGCATGAAGGTGATTGAGAACAGAGCCATGAAAGACGAAGAGAAGATGGAGATTCAGGAGATGCAGCTCAAAGAGGCCAAGCACATCGCTGAGGAGGCTGACCGCAAATACGAGGAG GTTGCCCGTAAACTGGTCATCCTCGAGGGTGAGctggagagagcagaggagagggcAGAAATTGCTGAAAT CAAGTGTGGTGACCTAGAGGAAGAGCTGAAGAATGTCACCAACAACCTGAAGTCTCTAGAGGCTCAGTCTGATAAG TACTCTGAGAAAGAAGACAAATATGAGGAGGAGATCAAAGTCCTGAGTGACAGACTCAAGGAG GCGGAGACCCGTGCAGAATTTGCAGAAAGGACAGTGGCTAAGCTGGAAAAGTCCATAGATGACTTAGAAG AGAACCTATCGCACGCTAAAGAGGAAAACATAGGAATGCACCAAGTCCTGGACCAAACACTGCAGGAGCTCAACAGCTTGTAA
- the LOC133990249 gene encoding tropomyosin alpha-1 chain-like isoform X3: MEAIKKKMQMLKLDKENAIDRAEQAESDQKAAEDKCKQLEDELLALQKKLKGTEDELDKYSEALKDAQEKLELSEKKATDAEGDVASLNRRIQLVEEELDRAQERLATALQKLEEAEKAADESERGMKVIENRAMKDEEKMEIQEMQLKEAKHIAEEADRKYEEVARKLVILEGELERAEERAEIAEIKCGDLEEELKNVTNNLKSLEAQSDKYSEKEDKYEEEIKVLSDRLKEAETRAEFAERTVAKLEKSIDDLEDELYTQKLKYKAISEELDNALNDMNTL; the protein is encoded by the exons ATGGAAGCcatcaagaagaagatgcaGATGCTGAAGTTGGATAAGGAGAATGCCATCGACAGGGCAGAACAAGCTGAGTCCGACCAGAAGGCAGCAGAGGATAAGTGCAAGCAG CTTGAGGATGAGCTGCTCGCTCTGCAGAAGAAACTGAAGGGAACAGAAGATGAGCTGGACAAGTACTCAGAGGCCTTGAAGGATGCTCAGGAGAAACTGGAACTGTCGGAGAAGAAGGCCACAGAT GCCGAGGGCGATGTGGCATCCTTGAACCGCAGGATCcagctggtggaggaggagctggaccGCGCTCAGGAGAGACTGGCCACAGCCCTACAGAAGCTGGAGGAGGCTGAGAAGGCTGCAGATGAGAGTGAAAG AGGCATGAAGGTGATTGAGAACAGAGCCATGAAAGACGAAGAGAAGATGGAGATTCAGGAGATGCAGCTCAAAGAGGCCAAGCACATCGCTGAGGAGGCTGACCGCAAATACGAGGAG GTTGCCCGTAAACTGGTCATCCTCGAGGGTGAGctggagagagcagaggagagggcAGAAATTGCTGAAAT CAAGTGTGGTGACCTAGAGGAAGAGCTGAAGAATGTCACCAACAACCTGAAGTCTCTAGAGGCTCAGTCTGATAAG TACTCTGAGAAAGAAGACAAATATGAGGAGGAGATCAAAGTCCTGAGTGACAGACTCAAGGAG GCGGAGACCCGTGCAGAATTTGCAGAAAGGACAGTGGCTAAGCTGGAAAAGTCCATAGATGACTTAGAAG aCGAACTGTACACTCAGAAGCTGAAATACAAGGCTATCAGCGAGGAGCTGGATAATGCCCTCAATGATATGAACACCTTGTAA